Genomic window (Cystobacter fuscus DSM 2262):
CCAGGTGGTGAACCTCGCGGATCCGGCGCTCGCACCCGCGGGCTGGAACTCACTCCAGAAGCCCGCGCTCGACGCTCCCGAGGACATCGTCCTCTACGAGCTGCACGTGCGCGACTTCAGCATCCGCGACCTGACGGTGCCCGAGCCGAGGCGCGGCACCTTCCTGGCCTTCACCGAGCCGGAGTCCAACGGCATGAAGCACCTGCGGGGCCTCGCGCGGAAGGGCCTGACGCACGTGCACCTGCTGCCGGTGTTCGACATCGCCACCATCGAGGAGGATCGCTCCAAGCAGCAGGTGCCCGTGGGCAACCTCGCCGCCCTGCCGCCGGACTCCGAGGAGCAGCAGAAGGCGGTGGTGGCGGTGAAGGAGACGGACGGCTTCAACTGGGGCTACGATCCGTTCCACTACACCGTGCCCGAGGGCAGTTACGCGGTGAACCCGGATGGCAACTCGCGCATCGTCGAGTTCCGCCAGATGGTGAAGGCGCTGTCGGACAGCGGCCTGCGCGTGGTGATGGACGTGGTCTACAACCACGTCAATGGCTCGGGCCTGTCGGACACGTCGGTGCTCGACAAGGTGGTGCCCGGCTACTACCAGCGCCTCAACGGGGACGGCAACGTCGAGACGAGCACCTGCTGCCAGAACACGGCCTCCGAGCACGCCATGTTCGAGAAGCTCATGGTGGACTCGCTCGTCACCTGGGCGAAGTTCTACAAGGTGGATGGCTTCCGCTTCGACCTGATGGGCCACCACATGAAGTCCAACATGCTCAAGGTCCAGGAGCGGCTGCGCGCGCTCACCGTGGAGAAGGACGGCGTGGACGGCTCGAGGATCTACCTCTACGGCGAGGGCTGGGACTTCGGCGAGGTGGCGGGCAACAAGCGGGGCATCAACGCCACCCAGCTCAACATGACGGGCACGGGCATTGGCACCTTCAGTGACCGGCTGCGCGACGCGGCCCGCGGCGGAGGCCCGTTCAGCGGCCTGAAGGAGCAGGGCTTCATCAGCGGCCTCTGGTACGACCCCAACGCGACCACCTCCGGAACGCCCGAGGAGCAGCGCCAGCGGCTGCTGCACCACATGGATCAGATCCGCGTGGGCCTGGCGGGCAACCTGCGCGACTACACGCTCGTCAACAAGGAGGGCAACACGGTGAAGGGCTCGGAGGTGGACTACAACGGCCAGCCCGCCGGCTACACGTCCGATCCCCAGGAGGTCATCACCTACGTCTCGGCGCACGACAACGAGACGCTGTTCGACGCCGTCCAGTTCAAGGCGCCCGCCTCGGCCGACCTGGACACCCGGGTGCGCATGCACAACATGGGCTTGAGCCTGGTGGCGCTCGGCCAGGGCATTCCCTTCTTCCACGCGGGCGACGAGCTGCTGCGCTCCAAGTCACTCGACCGCGACAGCTACAACTCGGGAGACTGGTTCAACGCGCTCGACTTCACCTACACGACGAACAACTGGGGCGTGGGCCTGCCCCCCGAGGAGAAGAACAAGGACAACTGGCCCGCGATGAAGGAGCTGCTGGGCAACCCGGCGCTCAAGGCCACGCCGGAGCACATCCGCCGCGCGCACGAGCACTTCGGCGAGATGCTGAGCATCCGCAAGAGCGCGGCCCTGTTCCGCCAGCGCACCGCCCAGGGTGTCCAGGAGCACGTGAGCTTCCTGAACACGGGCCCCTCGCAGGTGCCGGGCCTCATCGTCATGAAGCTCCAGGACGGCTCGGCCGCCGATGGCGTCACCGACGTGGTGGTGTTCTTCAACGCCAACGACGAGCAGCAGAGCTTCCAGATCCCCGAGTACGCCAGCCGCGAGATGGTGCTGCACCCCGTGCAGCAGGGCTCGTCGGATCCGGTGGTGCGCGGCGCGTCGTTCCA
Coding sequences:
- the pulA gene encoding pullulanase-type alpha-1,6-glucosidase: MTPVSPLLGRVRAKSLLCALSLFSAGAVSAQPASVTLVGSAPLCAPDGTACTTSRLEQDATDLVWTKSFPLLAGPTTFRAAVDEAGTVSTYGQKGEKDGAEYSLTLGQPESVKFYYDPASHWVTTSKSVIATIAGSFQSELGCPGDWAPDCLRSWLTDEDGDGTYSFVATALPAGSYECKVAINESWDENYGANGEKSGGNIGFSVPSSGMPVVFTYNPTSHVLSIEVIGAPKGDIERARAYWVSGELLAWNATGTAPLPEGATFRLHHDPTGAMTLGATDISGGSVLPLSIEPAGLPPHIAERFPHLKGMTVLRIADADLIQVKDILKGQVALSLINAGNNVVNATGLQLPLALDALYANDEALGVTWSGNTPTFKLWAPTARNVALLLYNNSKPESVGTRVAMSLDAATGIWSAKVDGSWRNKFYLYEVEVYVPSEKRVVKSLVTDPYSLSLSLNSKRSQVVNLADPALAPAGWNSLQKPALDAPEDIVLYELHVRDFSIRDLTVPEPRRGTFLAFTEPESNGMKHLRGLARKGLTHVHLLPVFDIATIEEDRSKQQVPVGNLAALPPDSEEQQKAVVAVKETDGFNWGYDPFHYTVPEGSYAVNPDGNSRIVEFRQMVKALSDSGLRVVMDVVYNHVNGSGLSDTSVLDKVVPGYYQRLNGDGNVETSTCCQNTASEHAMFEKLMVDSLVTWAKFYKVDGFRFDLMGHHMKSNMLKVQERLRALTVEKDGVDGSRIYLYGEGWDFGEVAGNKRGINATQLNMTGTGIGTFSDRLRDAARGGGPFSGLKEQGFISGLWYDPNATTSGTPEEQRQRLLHHMDQIRVGLAGNLRDYTLVNKEGNTVKGSEVDYNGQPAGYTSDPQEVITYVSAHDNETLFDAVQFKAPASADLDTRVRMHNMGLSLVALGQGIPFFHAGDELLRSKSLDRDSYNSGDWFNALDFTYTTNNWGVGLPPEEKNKDNWPAMKELLGNPALKATPEHIRRAHEHFGEMLSIRKSAALFRQRTAQGVQEHVSFLNTGPSQVPGLIVMKLQDGSAADGVTDVVVFFNANDEQQSFQIPEYASREMVLHPVQQGSSDPVVRGASFQSGAFTVPGRSTVVFVNPGQTPPEGSDGCGGCAGTGGGAMGGLALLAGGLLRKRRRAS